Sequence from the Myxocyprinus asiaticus isolate MX2 ecotype Aquarium Trade chromosome 44, UBuf_Myxa_2, whole genome shotgun sequence genome:
CATATTTCAAGATCTCCCTTTCAAGTTCCACTGCAATataattttgaataataataataataataaacatgcatgAATACAATTTCCATGGCAAAACTGataaattgattttatttctatctcataaaacaaatcatttataaattaacattcacCATTGGGAATCAGTTTCTATGATAATATTTTAAAGGCAAAATGTAACATAAATCCAGCATGATTCCAAAACACAGCAAAAAGATGGTACTAAAGTGTTGCCTTTTAGATACCACAAAGGAAACTCTAATTTCACTATTTTGACAGAGAGAAAACCAAGTGTATCTTGTGAACTGTGCCAAAATCTTGatcttactgtatgtcatgtcTTACTAGGCCATTGcgatactctctctctctctctctctctctatgtaaaGAGTTAATTTACTCATTTAAAATTATTCATTCATATAGTTCTAAACCCAAATGTTGTTGTCcaatttaaatggaatacttgtacttttacttaattagaTTTCCAAAAAAAGTAGTACTTTTTTAtccttaaaattttatttaagctTGAAAAGTACTCGATACAtgtttgcagatcattttctattgtcttactggactgaagccaccttttcactgcatccgacaaacgacagatgacagaccagaggtcagtcatttcaaatggagcatcacacggcagctgtgtggagttccgaccatctgcagaggcggaaTTTCAGCTCTGATTTGAGTTTCtgatgttgaaatatttgtgcaactagaccgtatgtgactgCCTGAATGTGATGTATTGATGAGAAACACTGACgctttttgtcctaaactttattctaagaCGCCTGCttcttctacagattggacagtcaTGAAGTCAAAAATGATAATACACGttgcaattttatatatatatatatatatatatatatatatatatatatatatatatatataaaataaacaaaaggcttttgtaattgaatgagtacatgtcatttatttctacacttgccttgaCATTTAAATCATATATCTAttaatttctactccctatttgctgaattattgttgttgttgttgttgttaggcaactattaattataataataactatcaaaccagcaatgataatgatgataataatggtaataaatatatccatctgctcaacagcaaggtttggtagcaaacctcagaaaacagttcacaaacccaacaacattactaactttcttcaaagcttatttgGAATTGTTATGATATTTCTCTATGTCTTAAGGGGCTTTGtactctgacatcgcaattctCAAGTACCTTCTCCCATGCAACAGACATTGTGTGACTgtggcaatgtttttgcaaaataaaatgatgtggttcattatgtctcagggcagttccgaagtgaaatgtccactgtgtggcgctaaaagcgagtgaaatgttctcccaaacagatgaggttttcaaggttaatgttctatcgagttttaaatcaacaaaacctacctccttaccctaaaccttaaaccgatagtgtcataaaaagcaaatgtgacatgaaaaacacaatttctgaagcaaccacgtcattttgtggtgcttctatgacactttcagctcacatgtcaactcgcatgctcttctggacttgtaccccagtcctttgtatCACTTGTAACActcaatcagttgagctaccaccatgagtgtaatatgtaatatatttactgtactaaagcataaaatgattataatatgttatcagagatttaggaaacatgctaagttgaaatactggcttctctgaaaacaatgctacagtcaGTATTTTCTACTATGTCCGttccgggccagaatttctgtttgtgttttggcctgtgtgatcccgcccactgcccatttcccaatagtgtTTCAACAACCCGGGTTGCCAGGTTTGaccgtgctgcagccatggaagccagcaatacatctagctaacattgacagagttataaaaaatccacatgagctggtttataatttgcaaacaataaaaacattgcaaacgtatacattagctgatcaatttacagtgtaaggctcgtcgcttgccattgtcagtttgctcgttcctgttgcgtgtcctcaacctagcaacccgcgtgagcttcgaggagggggcgggggagacgagtctctccaatattttgaatttggactgcagtacgcattttaaatgcttgatgtcaatgttacatattgctcctttaaacaagcttgtaaaagtagttggttatgtaatgcaaatgttaaaatgagtcatgcgctatagtaaaagtgtttatatgtcataagatagcattgtgtgaggaacagagcaaaaagtaagtgttatgaactgataatctgccattttacttgtgatttgagtgaaaggggatgaAGTCATTGTCGTTTTAGAACCTCTATTGTTCATTTGATTAGAAAATTGCTGTGttatgtacaacaggccacataaaaatcattttgcaaaaatgtagctattgtaacatgattctatgaccaggttACGTATGCCACTGTGGGAGAAATTTGACAGTCGTCAGAGACAATAAAAAGGTGACTTcacaaaccaatcgaatttaacaacatcctctctcaaataatctcctctcttgatttcattctagctaggaaaaaggttactttgtacttttttaatacttaagtacaactgaatgtgaatactttttttttttttactttcaagtatatttttggctagatacctggacttttaattgagtaaaagttTCACTctgtatccatactttcacttaagaatcactttttacacccctgactCTCTGTATGGAAAATCTGTGTACAGATACTtaaaaaattcttcatttgtcttctacagaagaaagaaagtcatacaggttttgaatgtCAAGAGGTATGAATAAATAATGGAtggattttcctttttgggtgaactatctcttttaaACTAGTTCTTGCTGACATTTTGATCACAAGAGTATGAAGAGAAGTAGGATCAAGAGAGCCCGACCAGGGGTCTGTTATGTGCTTCAACAGTCCTCGTCCCCGGCTGAAGAGGGTGATGAAGGTAGCTGGGTCATGCAGGGTGGGAATGAAGACACCACACATCCGTGTGTGGATTCAGAGACCGAGTCAGTCTGTGATATCTCAGCAGCGTTTGTTCTTCAGCATGTTAAAGGCCTTCTGGTTCTTGGCCTTGAAAGCCATGATGAAATGATGTGGGGCGATCATTCCACGGCCATCCTCATCTGCCTGACCCATGAAGATGTAGTTCAGACCTAGTGACACCACACAGAAAGAACCTGAATGCAGTGACGGAACGGCAGAGACATTCAGGAAGGGCTTTCCATCAGCTTCTCTCTCACTATCTGTTCCATATGTTTATGGCGTGTATAAACATATGACAGTGAGATTTCATAAAAGGTAAACTCACAGTAAAAACATCTAAGAGGATCTAATGGTTTGTAGCCAGAACAGAGTGTAAGTCATTAGGTTGAAAGTAACCTGgagaattaatgtaatttaaaacaCTGATCAACAATCTATTAACAGAAACACAATTCCTCATATGAGAGGTAATACTGTGCTTATGTGACTGAGGCAGATAAAATTGTTCACTGCATTATGGCAAAATTATGCAGTCCATTGCAAGTGGCAGGCACTTACCACGCCTGACGTATGGGCACTTTTTGCACAGGATGACAATCTTAGTGCTCATGGTTTTGCCAGCCTGCTGAATGGCAAGGTTGCCCTCCTTGTAGACATTGATTATGGAGATAGTGGCGTACATGCTACCACCCCGCGTTACTGCGGTGATGACTGTTCCTGTGATCACTATAGGGTGAAAATAAAGACAGAACAGCTTTAGAAACCATCACTTCCCATAAGCTAAACTTCTCTGAATCCGTGTTGGGGAGTAATTAACAAAAAGTATTGATGTTAATCATGTACATTTCTCAGTAgcgcagctgttttttttttaaatgaagttgaattTGCAGCAAAGAGCTGCTTTAGCTAACAGTAGTGGCGTACTACCATTACAAAATGCCATATGGCTGTTTTTGTCTCACTATATTGCGCATGCAGATTTACAGCCAAACGAACTGAAGGCAATAATCAAAAATACTTTCCTAaaatgtcctctctctctctgatgtggCATTGAGAGATCATTTAGTGAGTCATGTAGAATTGGGAAGTCCGAGTCATTTAAGCAAATCATGTAGTGTTGGGATGTCTGATTCATTTAGTGAACCATGTAGCGTTGGTACTGTATGTTGCATTAGGAAGTTTGATTCCTTTACGGAATCATGTAGCGctggaaagtctgattcattttagcgaGTCATGTAGTCTTGGAGATTCATGTTCATTTAGTAAATCATGTTGCATTGGGAAGTCCAACTGATTTATGTTGCATTGGGAAGTCAGATTCATTTATTGAATCATGTAGCAttggaaagtctgattcattttagtgagtcatgTAGAGTTAGGAagtcaaattaatttattgaatcaTGTAGCTttggaaagtctgattcattttagtgagtcatgTAGTCTTGGGGATTCATGTTCATTTAGTGAATCATGTAGTGTTGGGAAGTCagattaatttattaaatcatgttgcattgggaagtctgattcattttagtgagtcatgTAGTGTTGGGAAATCCATTTCATTTAGTGAATCATGTAGTGTTGGGAAGTCagattaatttattaaatcatgTTACGTTGGAAAGTCTGATTCGATTTAGTGAGTCATGTAGTGTTGGGAAATCCATTTCATCTGGGAAATCCGTTTCATTTAGTGAATCATGTAGCGTTGGGAAGTCAGATTCATTTAGTCAATCATGTAGTTTTGGGAATTCAGATTCTACATGAATCATGTAGCATTGgtaagtctgattcattttagtgagtcatgTAGTCTTGGGGATTCATGTTCATTTAGTAAATCATGTTGCATTGGGGAGTCCAACTGAATTATGTTGCATTGGGAAGTCCAATTAATTTATTGAATCATGTAGCGttggaaagtctgattcattttagtgagtcagtagAGTTGGGAAGTCTGTTTCATTTAGTGAATCATGTAGTGTTGGGAAGTCAGATTCATTTATTAAATCATGTTGCATTGGAAAGTCTGTTTCATTTAGTGAATCATGTAGTGTTGGGAAGTCATTTATTAAATCATGTTACGTTGGAAAGTCTGATTCGATTTAGTGAGTCATGTAGTGTTGGGAAATCCATTTCATTTGGGAAATCCATTTCATTTAGTGAATCATGTAGCGTTGGGAATTCAGATTCTTCATGAATCATGTAGCATTGGTAAGTCTGATTCATTTAGTGACTCATGTAGCATTGGTAAGTCTGATTCATTTAGTGACTCATGTAGTATTGGTAAgtctgattaattaattgaatcatgTTGCATTTGGAAGTCAGATTCATTTAGTGAATTATGTTACAttgggaagtccaattcattttagtgaatcaattTGTTTGAAACTGTAAATTAGccagtttttttaaaaaaaatacaccaaatCATTTGAGTCACTGCAAAGAAGTCCCCCATGCATATGTTCTTGCACTGAAATGCTGCTTTTTATCGCTGTGTTGTTGACTcagttatatacatttttgtgtctTCTATTTTTATCAGTTGTAttctgtgtaaataaaaaaaaaaaaaaaaaacagtttaatgctGTCACTTAATTTGAGATCCCCactgtttttgtgccagatataCTGctctgataataaaaaataaattatataatttgacAGTAACATTAAAAAGATCTTGTCATCTTAAAcagctaactacttttttgtGTAGCTTGACCCTAGTTTAacaactttaaattatgagtagcttgtacaCCAAACACAAGAAGCATCCAAGTATTACATTTGGGAAAAATCAAATATGTCTTGtgtaatttatttgaaaaaataaataaataaataaatacatttaaattattttcatctaGACAGTAGGCACTAGTTGTTTAGCCATTTTCATAGCACTGTGCAGTAAATAATGTGTTTGATACTACAAATTTGACTTGATGTGCATGTAATTTTCCACATTCGTTCACATTCAGGCCTGGTTTCTCAACGTGACTCTGGTCTCCACTAAGTTTTCCCCATATGCAAATCCAAGTAAACTTTAGCAGAAATCATAATGAAATAACTGCTTGATTTTGTAGCTCCAGGGGCGGTGACTGTGGCCAAACAGCTCGACTGAATCAACACTCATATTTACCAACAGTTTACCCACTGCAGTGTATTTACACTGCACAACTGTGTCCCAAACACCAATCCACTGTACTGCACGGCAAAAAATGCTCTTTTAAAACACGCCAAAGATAGCGTGCTGAGAAAAGGGGCATAAAAACATGCTTGTTGTGAAGAGTAACAAAATTTGAACAATCGTTTCTTGTTTCCACTCACTCTGATGCCCACCCGCCCAAAAGTAACGGCCTCACTTTGCTCTTTTGGGGAGTGTGTCTAAGTGTGTCTcggcaaaaaaaattatcttaccAAAGTTGCTGGAACAGTAATGGCTGTCAGGCGTTCCCTTTCGTTTGCATTTCTGTTGACACAGCGCTGCAGAATACTTTAAAGCTGGAGAGGCAAATAGAGACAGAAAAAAGCCATCAATATTTGTTCTACTGTAGCATACTAACTCTCGCTTTTTCTGATTGAGATCCAAACATTGAATAAAGCCTGTATCAGAGAAGAAATTGATTACCTGAAACTGTCCATGACATAGTGaccccaaaacatatttggacacttCAAATCGCACTTAATATGAATGTAATTGGCCATGGGTGAGTATTTTATATAACAAGGCAAAAATATTAAGAATTCAGTAGTGTAAGCTTTTTgcagctggtcttttcagtagggaTGTTTAATGAGTTGACTTTTAACCCATATAACAGCCAATATAACATAGCATTAAACTTACCAACTACCTCTGATTAGGGTGAATGACTGTAACCAGTAGGTTTTGTGAGCAGTACTTACGTATAGGTCTGGTGGTAGTGGGTGGTGCTGTCGTGGTGGGTGGAACAGTTGTGACAGCAAACTTCTTGGGTCTAAATTTGTAATGACCAATAAAACCATCCGCTGTTAAACTGAGATCAGAGAGGAACTGTATGAAGAGTTGATTTCCCTCCGAGAACACTGGcctaaaacataaatacacagaacATTATGTAAAAGGACAAATAAATAAGTCTGCTATACATATGATATAATAGATATGATGATACATACGCTGGAGGGCTGTCTCCACAGTATTTTCCTATTCTTTTAGCATCATTaatttctccaccattaaaaattGCTACGTAATCGTAACGGCAGTAGTTGTCCCTCTCCACATCAAACTTCTCAAATTTCACCTCTATAAtctgaaaaaacataaaaactaactATTTTAGCTGCAAATTAAATGATCAAGGAATATCCACCTTATTAATCACATCACGCTGAAACGATGAATGTTCGTTATCGTTACACGGGATTACAGTGCTTCCAAAAAGATTGCACAAGTAagtagaaaatgtgagtggtgtttgccgaTGCAAAACTTAATAGAAAGAGCATAGCAAATTCGCCACtgctaattttcacatgcaaattagctttgtggcaaacttgcggaAAATTGtcaattgttgccaaaggtttgccggaggttcaccactacctgcgaagagctgcaaacttctggcaaacatttgcgatgaatcaaaatctaatttgcatgtgaaaataatgagcggcaaatttgctgcaaatttgcgtCAAGTTTTCAACTAGTTTAGATTTGTAAGGGTTAtgaccatgatgctagggtgctgtgggtggttgccagggtgttgcacAACAATGGAGTTGCTAAGGTGCTAAGAGTGTTTTTTAGTATGTTGCTAGGCagatgctatggtgttctgggtttTTGGGCTTTTCTAGGTGATTGGTTGctatatggtgttctgggtggtgtcTAGCGAGTTGCTAGgcggttactaaggtgttctgagtggttgttagcatgttgctaggtgattgctatGGCATTCTAAGTGGTTGTTAGCAAGTTGCTTACGGTGTTCTGGCAGTTGCTATGGTATTCTGGGTGTTGTCTGGGCTTTGCTTAGTggtttggttgctaggtggttggttgctaaggtgttctaagagGTTTTTCGgcatgttgctaggcagttgcttaggtgttctgagtgattgttAGCACATTgtaggttgctaaggtgttctgggtggtgtcTAGCGACTTGCTAGGTtgatgctaaggtgttttgggtaTTTGTTTTTTTGGGCCTTACAAGGTGGTTGGTTATAATAGGGTTTTGGGGTGGTTGTAAGGGCGttgctattgacctgtttcatgtgacgtcaatCTATGAACGCGCCTTCATGTTTTTGACCAATATTCCATATACCTTCATTGTGCTGTGCTGTGAGATGCGACAAAaaccttcttcaggagttaaaagcagctcctaAATTCATACAaacgggatcatcacagatgttttttaatactgtgactaaatcagacctgaaaacaacacaaaaacgtTTGTAAATTTTGAATGAGAGATGattcactgccattgtttcctctcgctgatggtcacaaatatggcagctgtggggaaaagtgatgtcactgaaactGGTCAATACTACGgtgctaaggtgttcttagtaATTTTTAGCACTTTGCTAGGCAGTCGCtaaggtgttcttagtggtttTTAGCGCATTGCTAGGTAGTTGTTATGGTTCTAGGTGGTGGCTAgctagttgctaggtggttgctatagtGTTTTGGGTGTTTTTTGGGCTTTGCTAGGTAGTTGGTTGTAATAGGGTGTTcgggatggttgccagggcattgttcaACCatacagttgctaaggtattctcaGTGGTATTTAGTGCATTACtaattgctatggtgttctgtgtggtgGCTAGcgagttgctaggtggttgccaaggtgttctaagttgttgttagcacattgctatgtggttgctaaggtgttcaagtggttgttagcatgttgccaggcggttgctatagtgttctgggtgttttttggGCTTTGCTAGGTAGTTGGTTGTAATAGGGTGTTGGGGGTGGTTCTGAGTGGTGTTTAGCTTGTTGCAAGCGACTGctatggtgttttgggtggttgctgagGTGCTCTGAGAGGTTGTTAGCACATTGATAGGTGGTTTCTAaggttctaggtggttgttagtaTGTTGCTATGCTAGATGTGATTCAGGTCCCTCTTTCAATTTGGTTCTATGTGGGGGTGTTTTTTCATGCAAAAATcttaagtctgatcacttagaaaattaATAGTACACTTCTCCTATACAGGCCGcatgatttgaagtatcattAATGTCCATAACTAAAACAGTGTTCCAAATATGTGCTTGCTTTGGCAAACACCACCAATAACAGCTTAAAGTATAAAAATCAAATGAGAGAATCAGTCTACCTGGTTTTTTGGTGCCACTATATGCCAAGAACACGTGACTCCAGCAGGATAGTCTTTCTCGGGCCAGTTAGGAGTCTTGAAGGATCCTGACGGCTTTACTAATCTGCCACCACAGTACTGATCTCCTGTAAACATCCAATCAGACAGGAATTTAGGAAATCTTCCCTTTAAACTCTGCAGAACAACACTAAATATAGAGCAAGTATCAAGCGTGAGGTCATTCACCCCTAATTAAAAGGAATTCTTGGCATAATTGCACAGCAGCATCATTGGCAGACTCTACAGTGTACTTTCCTAAAGTCTTGTCATTAAGAGTGATTTTACAGACTTCTTAGTCCCAGCATGATCCTTATAAATGTGATTTTGAAAAGAAACCATGTGTAGAAAGATTAAGTGTGCAACTGCACATGCTGAGAGCTGCTTAAGCCCTGGAGATACCTTCGGAGCATGTTTCTAGACTTCTCTCCTGGCCTATTATGGTCAACACTGGTTGCCcattagctggtgtgtggtgacccaaaaatgggttgcaggtcagTTCCGAAAGGGAACAGCAGGAGACAAAATAATCTGGGCAAATATTCAAATGCAAGTAAACATAGTGttcatagttaggatagcaaaataaataggctgaaTTTCTAAAAGGGagaagaaaatgcttcccatttgTCATTGTGTGTTGTttaatcaaactctacagtattttagagcaaattcatctgtcacatgTTAGAGGCTAGCCAATGTTGACAGGTTGCTTGCAtggccctcatcctcaaaaaacatgaacatgaaaaaacatgaaaaattgcAATAAGGATAAACAAGGTTTTTGTCCAACACAATGTATTTTTGTGTGGAGAAATAGTGTGTGCCGTGAgcatgaaaccattaaaattcaagagacatttcaAAACTTAACATGCTAGTAATTTGGGCTCAAGCCCCGAAGTGACTTGGCAAGGCAGCCTATAGAAGACAAACTATATATAGCACCACACCACCATCTGCTCAAagtttcacttttcttttgcttGTCACTTTTGAACCCTTTTGATGTTGTCGCTCATCATGGCGAGTTGACTGAACCAGATGTTGTCAATTTCTGACTTAAGGGGGGCGGTCACACTAGGTTTTTTGGACAATGCaatggaccaggatatgatgtcacgcgtgagggcttctggttttagtatataataaattgcaaataaacaaaaaattacaaatgtaaatgtatattacaAATGTTagaaaatgggggcctgggtagcaaagcaagtaaagacactgacaaccacacctggagtagcaagttcgaatccagggcatgctgagttactccagtcaggctttctaagcaaccaattggcccagttgctagggtgggtagagtcacgttgggttaacctcctcgtggttactataatgtggttcttgctcttggtggggtgcatggtgagttgtgtgtgtatgccgtggagaatagcgtgaagcctccacacgcgctaggtctccatggtaacgcgctcaacaagccacgtgataagatgtgcggattgacggtctcagacgcggaggcaactgagattcatccactgccacccggattgaggcgagtcactacgccaccacaaggacttagagtgcattgggaattaggcattccaaattgggaagaaaaaaataaaataaataagaattttTGAAAATACCGTCTACTCACTtcccagcaacaataaaaacacacagcatTGAAATATGTATACTTTATATTGAGCcgagaggtcagtgtgtgacgtttcaatcttctattggtcacacgtcTTCTCGTCATCCAgattcgcaggtcagagttcaccaaacttgaacttttgtAAGCAGTGAACTGCGAAATTTCTACCCGGTCTCCTGTATTCGGACCCATATTAATGGTAGTGAAGGGAgcatgaagtgtagtgtgactgccccttaaCAGACCGGCCGATATCATTAAATACATCAACTGTTTTTTTTCCGCTTCTTCTCCGACAAATATTTTCCAATCTTTAGCAAATTTAGCTCACGACTTCCAAACCAATCCGCACaaaagttatttaatttttttattttatttttgcaatcgTTAATTTTACAATGTGTGCAAAAAATGGAAGTCAATCTGTATATCTGCAACACTTTGTCATGATTGATGTGAAACTTAGTATGCGTCATTGTCACCTAGTGGTTGAAAAGTAATATGTTTTTTATAAGAttccttaccaatttattttaatccTGGTTATAAAAACATGATTGTGTTTTCTTATTCCTTGGGTGATGCAGAGTCCACTGATATCCCATTTGTCAGTGTCTGCCTTTTTAGATTTCCGCTATTTtattgaaaactgttttttcgcTTCTCCTCCAAGAAAGTTGGTCCAGTCTTCTTGCAATTTGGGTCAGAAAATATTTTCACGCCATGCTTGACCAAAGTTATcggatgcatttttttattttcttaaccaTTAATGGTTTATTCTCTAACGAAGTCAGCAAACTGACAGGAAATGGAAATCAGGCTGTTTTCGGTAACAATTTGTCAAACTGAAATGAAAGTTTTTAGGCATCATTGTCACCTTGACCTAAGCCTGTCAAGTTTGGAGACTGCACCACATACTGGTCAGAAGCTGCTAACATTAGAAAAGGCTGCCAACAACTTTTCAATAGTTTTGCCAAGTGTCTCTTACAGAATCGATAGCACGTCCTCAGGGTATATGAGCAGTT
This genomic interval carries:
- the LOC127434682 gene encoding procollagen C-endopeptidase enhancer 2-like — encoded protein: MWKICGLLISWTLLLLTLRVRAQSQSRQTFTCGGNITGESGVIGSQGYPGVYPPNTKCVWRITVPDGKVVVLSFRFLDLESDNLCRYDYVDVYSGHTNGQRLGRFCGTFRPGALVSTSNKMLIQMVSDANTAGSGFLAVYSAANPHERGDQYCGGRLVKPSGSFKTPNWPEKDYPAGVTCSWHIVAPKNQIIEVKFEKFDVERDNYCRYDYVAIFNGGEINDAKRIGKYCGDSPPAPVFSEGNQLFIQFLSDLSLTADGFIGHYKFRPKKFAVTTVPPTTTAPPTTTRPIPLKYSAALCQQKCKRKGTPDSHYCSSNFVITGTVITAVTRGGSMYATISIINVYKEGNLAIQQAGKTMSTKIVILCKKCPYVRRGLNYIFMGQADEDGRGMIAPHHFIMAFKAKNQKAFNMLKNKRC